The following proteins are encoded in a genomic region of Maribacter hydrothermalis:
- a CDS encoding hydroxymethylglutaryl-CoA reductase, degradative, which yields MTEPISGFSKLTKEQKIDWVTKNYTQNVAQSKKILQTYWNENTSIQQLHDEFIENTLSNLYVPLGIAPNFLINNNLYAIPMAIEESSVIAAASKAAKFWLKRGGFKAKVLGTEKVGQVHFIFKGDTNKLNLFFKYLKPKLFTASASLTESMEKRGGGITDVVLRDKTADLDHYFQLHATFQTKDAMGANFINSCLEQFAATLKSEAASFKEFTSEEKEVEVVMSILSNHVPNCIVRAEVSCPINDLKLSSELSPQHTAEKIIQAVKIAHIEPYRAVTHNKGIMNGIDAVVLATGNDFRAIEAGVHAYACRNGQYSSLTHAEIKNGIFKFWIELPLALGTVGGLTNLHPLVKLNLEILQNPSAEDLMQIIAVAGLAQNFAAVSSLVTTGIQKGHMKMHLLNILNQLGANETEKFELVEFFKTNAVTHRGVELQLNILRK from the coding sequence ATGACTGAGCCAATTAGTGGTTTTTCCAAACTTACAAAAGAACAGAAAATAGATTGGGTTACTAAAAATTACACCCAAAATGTAGCACAATCAAAGAAAATATTACAAACCTACTGGAATGAAAATACCAGTATTCAGCAACTGCATGATGAGTTTATAGAAAATACACTTTCTAATTTGTATGTTCCATTAGGTATTGCCCCTAATTTTCTCATTAACAACAATCTTTATGCCATACCTATGGCCATTGAAGAAAGTTCTGTTATTGCTGCCGCAAGTAAGGCCGCAAAATTTTGGTTAAAAAGAGGTGGATTCAAAGCTAAAGTCTTAGGAACAGAAAAGGTTGGTCAAGTACATTTTATTTTTAAGGGTGATACAAATAAACTAAACTTATTTTTTAAGTATTTAAAACCAAAATTATTTACCGCTAGTGCGTCGCTTACGGAAAGTATGGAAAAAAGAGGGGGTGGAATTACTGATGTTGTTTTAAGAGATAAAACCGCAGACTTAGACCATTACTTTCAATTGCATGCAACGTTTCAGACCAAAGATGCTATGGGCGCTAACTTCATTAATAGTTGCTTAGAACAATTTGCGGCCACACTAAAATCTGAAGCAGCCTCATTTAAGGAATTTACTTCTGAAGAAAAAGAAGTTGAAGTTGTAATGAGTATATTATCTAATCATGTACCCAATTGTATTGTCCGTGCTGAAGTCAGTTGCCCTATAAATGATTTAAAATTAAGCAGTGAACTTTCTCCGCAGCACACGGCCGAAAAAATTATACAAGCAGTAAAAATAGCCCATATAGAACCTTATCGTGCCGTTACACATAATAAAGGCATTATGAATGGCATTGATGCTGTTGTTTTAGCCACAGGTAATGACTTTAGAGCCATAGAAGCCGGTGTGCATGCCTATGCCTGCAGAAATGGTCAATATAGTAGTTTAACCCATGCAGAAATCAAAAATGGTATTTTTAAATTTTGGATTGAATTGCCACTTGCGCTAGGAACTGTTGGTGGATTAACCAATCTCCATCCACTTGTGAAATTGAATTTAGAAATTCTTCAGAATCCCTCTGCTGAAGATTTAATGCAAATAATTGCTGTTGCAGGACTGGCTCAAAACTTTGCCGCGGTTAGCTCATTAGTTACTACCGGAATTCAAAAAGGACACATGAAAATGCATCTCTTAAATATCTTAAACCAACTGGGGGCAAATGAGACGGAAAAATTTGAATTAGTTGAATTTTTCAAAACCAATGCCGTAACCCATAGAGGCGTTGAATTACAACTTAATATTCTAAGGAAGTAA
- a CDS encoding GYDIA family GHMP kinase, translating to MTNKFYSNGKLLLTGEYAILDGAMGLALPTKFGQTLQLRNKSTETIHWYGVDENNDTWFYAEFSKVDFKTVTTTDEATSDRLKQIFIETKRLNPDFLSKISENSIIETKFSFPMDWGLGTSSTLIANMATWADINPYQLLESTFGGSGYDIACATHNTAITYQRNGIEPRVNEVNFNPDFKDELFFVYLNQKKNSRDAISTYRNLDFNKVAFISKIDTITENILECSTLTEFENLLNEHEAILSETLQIPTIKDTLFSNYPRTIKSLGAWGGDFVLATGTEEDMLYFKNQGYKTVLPYSKMIL from the coding sequence ATGACCAACAAATTTTATAGCAACGGAAAACTTTTACTTACTGGCGAGTATGCAATTCTAGATGGTGCTATGGGCTTAGCTTTGCCTACAAAATTTGGACAGACATTACAACTTAGAAATAAAAGCACAGAAACTATTCACTGGTATGGTGTTGATGAAAATAACGATACTTGGTTTTATGCCGAATTTTCTAAGGTCGATTTTAAAACTGTAACAACAACTGATGAAGCTACTTCAGATAGATTAAAACAGATATTTATAGAAACTAAACGTTTGAACCCTGATTTCTTATCGAAAATATCTGAAAATAGTATTATTGAAACTAAATTTTCTTTTCCAATGGACTGGGGATTAGGCACATCTTCCACTTTAATAGCCAATATGGCAACGTGGGCAGATATTAATCCGTATCAATTACTAGAAAGTACATTTGGCGGTAGCGGTTATGATATAGCATGTGCCACGCACAACACTGCAATAACCTATCAAAGAAATGGCATTGAACCCAGGGTTAATGAAGTTAATTTTAATCCTGATTTTAAAGACGAGTTATTTTTTGTTTACCTAAATCAGAAAAAAAATAGTAGAGATGCCATTAGTACCTACAGAAATTTAGATTTTAATAAAGTAGCGTTTATATCCAAGATTGATACCATTACTGAAAACATCCTGGAGTGTAGTACACTAACCGAATTCGAAAACTTATTGAACGAACACGAGGCTATTTTATCGGAGACACTACAAATCCCCACTATTAAAGACACTTTATTTTCTAACTACCCCAGAACAATTAAAAGCCTAGGTGCTTGGGGCGGAGATTTTGTACTAGCCACAGGAACGGAAGAAGACATGTTATATTTCAAAAACCAAGGATACAAAACCGTTCTCCCCTATTCAAAAATGATACTATAA